GATGAAATACAGATTTACAGAATGATGAAAGCAGACAGCTTAGCAGCAGCCTCCGATCTGATAGAAAAAGCATTCAACACGAATAAAACCAATACTATGAGCTGGTATTGGAAAGCATGTACACTTTATTTACAATCAGACTATAAAGGCTCACTGAAGTTACTGGCAGATTACAATCAATTGTTTCCTGAGCAGGATTACATCTATGAATTGACAGGATATAATTACTACTCCATGGGAAATTATTCAGAAGCGATTAAATTTCTGAATGTCGTTTACAAAAAAAATCCATCGCTGAGAGTCTATAACAAGATGATTGGAGATTGCCTCGTAGGTCTCGGACATCCGGATCAGGCAAAGTTTTATTATGATAAACTGAGGTAACGGATTTGATTTACAATTCGGACAGTTGCATTTCAGCTATCAGTTTATTCTGTACGTCTCTTTACCGATATTATATTTATTTTTTAAGGGAGTAATTTTTTTCGTCCCTCTGCTTCCCCTCATTGAGGAGTTGCTTCCTCAGTTTTTTGCTTTTTATGAAAAATATTTTTTTCGGAAAAAGTTTGGCCCAATTTTCTCAATGACGTTGATCTTTTAACAAACAAAAAATATAAGAAATGAAAAAGCAAATTTTAATAGTAACTATGGTTCTGGCTGCGTTTGGCTTTTCAGCTACTGCACAAACCAAGACTGTAGTTGAAGTGGACAATACTCCCGGATGGCATAAGATCGTTGAAACCACCGCTGATTTAAAAACAGATTTTGATGAAGTTGCGGTAATCGGTGCAGATCATTACAAAGCCATTAAGTTAAAGGCTACTGACAGCAACCTTGATCTCATGGACATCAAAATCATGTATGAAAATGAGACCACGCAGGACATTGAAGTGCGCAAGCTGATCAAGCAAGGTGAATGGACACGTGAAGTGGACCTCGAAGGAAAAGATCGCGCCATTAAAAAGATCCGCATCACTTACAAGACGGTACCCAGCACAGCAAATGACAAAGCGCATCTTGAAATCTGGGGATTGAAGTAAGCAACGATTATTTTTTTATAGTAAAGCCCATGTGTATGCATGGGCTTTTTTATTGTGGATGTTTGTTTACTTATCATGAAAATCAGGGATTGAAAATCTTATGCTCAGTAGAACCGGATTGCAATCCGGTCCAGTGGAACAAAGCCCATCTTGAAATCTGGGGGTTGAAGTAAGCAACGATTATTTATGAATTGTAAAAGCCCATGAGTATGCATGGGATTTCTTCAAAACCCCTCCACTTCCGGCTGCCTATACTTTAGCCAGAATTTCTGCAACGCCTTGATCTCATACGGAAATTGATACCATTGCAAATGATAACGCAGTGAGGAGAATCCACTGATGATTTTTTTATTAATGGAAGTGAGCTTCACATCACTCACCGTCGGATAATAGCCATTCAATACGGTTTCAAAATTTTTGATCTTGTCGATCATGTACGGTTTCAGCCATGGAGTGAGTGGGTTTTTCCGCAGATCAAAATTTTCCCAATGCGGTGAGATCCAGTCTTCAAGTGTTTCTGGAAAATGAAATCCCTGCGCTTTCACACGGTTAAATAATTCAGATCCTTCAGTAGGCACAGGAGAATACACGTAGATGATAATTTCTGTTTTCGGATTGATGGATTTTATTTCCCTGATAAAAGCAATGTCTTCATCAATCTGCCTGTTCACCTCTTCTTCCGTATCGCCCGGCGTTCCCAGCACAAAGGAGTATTCGGGAATGATGTCAAACTTCGACATACGCGCGGCGAACTTGCGTATCTGTTCGCCTGTTTGTGTGCCGCCTTTATCCATCTTTTTGAGGATGGCGTCGTTGCCTGTTTCCGCGCCAAAGAAAATCATTTTGCAACCTGCTTCGCGCATGGCTGCAATGGAAGCGTCTTCATATTTATCAATAGTGTCAATGCGGCCTTCTCCCCACCACACCACGTTTTCTTTCCTGATAAGGTTGGAAAATTCAACAGTGCGTTTTTCGGATACGAAAAAATTATTGTCGTGGAACTCGATAGCGTCTCCACCAAAATTTTCTTTCAGGTATTTGATGTCGTTGTAAATACTGATGGCCGATTTCCCTTTCCACCGCGCGTTAAAAATGGGAACGATACCGCAGAACGCGCATTTAAACGGACAACCAATACTGGAGTGATAAGCGATGGTATGATTGCCGAGATAGGTTTTGCCCAGGTATTTTTTGATCGGATAAAATGTATCCAGTTTTTGATAGGGCAACGGTGGAAGCTCATCCTGATCATAGAGTTCATCCTTCGCTGTTTTTATAATTTGCTCACCATCTTTGAAAATTAAATTGTTGACTTGCTTAATGGCTTCCACCTTCCCTTCATTTCGTTGTAACAATTGCAGCAGTTGCGGAAAAGTTTTATCACCCGGACCATATACCACATAGTCAACGTATCCCGCATTCAGCACCACACCTGATTGATTGGAAGCAAAGTAACCGCCCCAGATGATGATCACTTCCGGAAACAATGCTTTTACTTTTTTTGAAAATGGTATCGCTTGTTTCAACTGCGGTCCGGGCATTACAGAAAGCGCGAAGCAATTGAACGTATCGGTTTGCAGGTACAGTAAGATTTTTTGCCACGGATCCTTTTCAATATTTCCATCTACAATTGCGTAGTCGAAAATTCCATCAATACTCGCCGCCACCTGCAATACAGAATTGGGAATGCGTGGTTTGAAATTAGTGGCTCTTGGATTGAAGAGCAACACCTTATTCATGGTTGATGATGACGACACGGCTTTAAATTACTATGTATTTCTGATTACGGGTATTTTCTCGCTCGCAAGAAAACTGAGTCAATCAATTTCTGATTTAAAAGAATGCATACTATAAATTTTTTTGAAGCGTACATTTTCAGTATACATCTACGAATCTGTTTTGAAATCAATTAATTTTTTTACAATGCTATTTGGAACACCCTTTGGCTGCGCTCAGGGTTCGGCTTTGCAAGAAGCGCACCCTGAGCGCAGCCGAAGGGTAAGCGATGTAACAATTATATTGATTGATTTCAAAACAACTTCTACGGTGTCCACAAAAAACTGCCGGTTCTTCGGATCAAAAGCATTAACTGGTTTACTTCCAATCCCGGAAGCGAAAGTCAAAAGAACTGATAGTTTTCACTGAATCGAAATCAGAATTTTTTTGGCAGACTGACTAAATGTTGTTTCTTTAAATTCTTGTAACCCACTTACTTTTTACACCGTGAAAAAATTCAGCCTTCAGTTTTCCCCAAAGCAACTTCTGTTGATTGTGTTGTCGTGTTCCATTCCAGGTATTACCGCCGCACAGTTAAATGTGCTCGACCCTACATTCGGTAATAACGGTTTCGTAATCAATAAGCTGCATGAAGCCGGCGGCAGCGATGTGGCCGAAACTTCTGTGCTTCAACCTGATGGCAAAACTGTACTGGCTGGATATACCAGCATTGGTTCAACAACAGACAGCAACGACATTGCGGTGTT
The genomic region above belongs to Chitinophagaceae bacterium and contains:
- a CDS encoding DUF2541 family protein, which gives rise to MKKQILIVTMVLAAFGFSATAQTKTVVEVDNTPGWHKIVETTADLKTDFDEVAVIGADHYKAIKLKATDSNLDLMDIKIMYENETTQDIEVRKLIKQGEWTREVDLEGKDRAIKKIRITYKTVPSTANDKAHLEIWGLK
- a CDS encoding B12-binding domain-containing radical SAM protein; this translates as MNKVLLFNPRATNFKPRIPNSVLQVAASIDGIFDYAIVDGNIEKDPWQKILLYLQTDTFNCFALSVMPGPQLKQAIPFSKKVKALFPEVIIIWGGYFASNQSGVVLNAGYVDYVVYGPGDKTFPQLLQLLQRNEGKVEAIKQVNNLIFKDGEQIIKTAKDELYDQDELPPLPYQKLDTFYPIKKYLGKTYLGNHTIAYHSSIGCPFKCAFCGIVPIFNARWKGKSAISIYNDIKYLKENFGGDAIEFHDNNFFVSEKRTVEFSNLIRKENVVWWGEGRIDTIDKYEDASIAAMREAGCKMIFFGAETGNDAILKKMDKGGTQTGEQIRKFAARMSKFDIIPEYSFVLGTPGDTEEEVNRQIDEDIAFIREIKSINPKTEIIIYVYSPVPTEGSELFNRVKAQGFHFPETLEDWISPHWENFDLRKNPLTPWLKPYMIDKIKNFETVLNGYYPTVSDVKLTSINKKIISGFSSLRYHLQWYQFPYEIKALQKFWLKYRQPEVEGF